In a genomic window of Maricaulis maris MCS10:
- a CDS encoding agmatine deiminase family protein yields the protein MTKELPHETARQSRLFTCWPSDADLWEDNLQPAQAEFAAFLTAVTEPSATGGTVALTVLAATDQAEASARQALGERATIVRAAFGDVWARDTGPVFLRDRGEAVAVRFRFNGWGGKYELPGDDTVGGVIARLAGATERRVDLVAEGGALEFDGEGTLLTTRQCLLNENRNPGRSEAEVEAVLKQALGVETVLWIDEGLLADHTDGHVDNIARFAAPGVVVCQSPWGDDDPQAEALEAIAAQLAEMTDARGRRLDVRRIPSPGRIDLGDGDIVPASHMNWVIGPRHVVVPVYDQTAGDAAVAALRDIFPHHEVVGSPSRAILTGGGAFHCVTCHQAGELD from the coding sequence ATGACGAAAGAGCTTCCCCACGAAACCGCCCGCCAGTCGCGACTGTTCACCTGTTGGCCGTCCGATGCCGACTTGTGGGAAGACAATCTGCAGCCGGCCCAGGCCGAGTTCGCGGCCTTCCTGACGGCGGTCACTGAACCTTCGGCGACCGGTGGGACGGTGGCTCTGACCGTGCTGGCCGCGACAGACCAGGCCGAGGCTTCCGCCAGGCAGGCACTGGGCGAGCGGGCGACCATTGTCCGCGCGGCGTTCGGCGACGTCTGGGCCCGTGATACCGGGCCTGTCTTCCTGCGTGACCGCGGCGAGGCAGTGGCCGTCCGTTTCCGCTTCAATGGCTGGGGCGGCAAGTATGAACTGCCGGGCGATGATACGGTCGGCGGCGTGATCGCCAGGCTGGCCGGGGCCACCGAACGCCGTGTCGATCTGGTCGCCGAAGGCGGGGCGCTGGAGTTTGACGGCGAGGGCACGCTGCTGACCACGCGCCAATGCCTGCTCAATGAGAATCGCAATCCGGGTCGCAGCGAGGCCGAGGTCGAAGCCGTGCTCAAACAGGCGCTCGGCGTCGAAACAGTGCTGTGGATTGATGAGGGCCTGCTGGCCGACCACACCGATGGCCATGTCGACAATATCGCCCGTTTCGCCGCGCCCGGCGTGGTGGTCTGCCAGAGCCCGTGGGGCGATGATGACCCCCAGGCCGAAGCGTTGGAGGCGATCGCGGCCCAGCTGGCGGAAATGACGGATGCCAGGGGAAGGCGTCTGGATGTGCGTCGCATCCCGTCCCCCGGCCGCATTGATCTGGGCGATGGTGACATCGTGCCGGCCAGTCACATGAACTGGGTCATCGGCCCGCGTCATGTCGTTGTCCCGGTTTATGATCAGACAGCCGGTGACGCGGCCGTGGCGGCCTTGCGTGATATTTTCCCGCACCATGAGGTGGTCGGCTCGCCATCGCGTGCCATACTCACCGGCGGAGGGGCATTTCACTGTGTGACCTGTCACCAAGCCGGAGAGCTGGATTGA
- a CDS encoding serine hydrolase domain-containing protein, with translation MIRTVLTAAFSLTLSALAGAQTSEAIVSQPSAPQPSPSGLADARTAYPYLDSLEARLDGAMSDRRIVGLVAAVIEQGEPVFVYTHGETVAGSGDAVTRETLFRAASVSKTFTGTLLGMLEADGVIDLAAPVPGDVLRLQGSRQPTLEEIASHRTGLPPNAYDLDLEAGQSPARIRNRLASVDLLCPVGDCYTYQNIAFSALETVVADATGEDFSQTLRARLLEPLGLPAASVGTAALTASPSWARPHSGWRRVINIAGDPETPYDRIPSASGLNLSLDDMIVWAQLQLGTRPGLSDTVRGRIHAPLTVTLRETRRLGDLRQRVDQTWYGLGWRIYDWEGRTLVLHSGYLSGYGAQIVLEPETGFAFVALWNSDNRPAWWLWPTVMDLRTGNGTGSWLDRFEED, from the coding sequence TTGATCCGAACCGTTCTGACCGCCGCGTTCAGCCTGACCCTGTCTGCCCTTGCGGGTGCGCAGACATCCGAGGCGATTGTCTCCCAACCGTCTGCCCCGCAGCCGTCGCCAAGCGGCCTCGCAGATGCGCGTACGGCCTATCCCTATCTCGACAGTCTGGAAGCCCGTCTCGACGGTGCGATGTCGGACCGACGCATTGTCGGCCTGGTCGCGGCTGTGATCGAGCAGGGCGAGCCCGTCTTCGTCTACACGCATGGCGAAACCGTCGCCGGCAGTGGCGATGCGGTGACCCGCGAAACCCTGTTTCGGGCCGCCTCTGTCTCCAAGACCTTCACGGGCACCTTGCTCGGCATGCTGGAAGCGGACGGGGTGATCGACCTCGCCGCGCCGGTGCCCGGTGATGTCCTGCGTCTGCAAGGCAGCCGCCAGCCGACGCTGGAGGAAATCGCCAGCCACCGCACCGGCCTGCCACCCAATGCCTATGACCTGGACCTGGAAGCCGGGCAGTCACCGGCCCGCATCCGGAACCGGCTGGCTTCGGTCGATCTTCTGTGTCCGGTCGGCGATTGCTACACCTATCAGAACATCGCCTTCTCGGCGCTCGAGACCGTGGTCGCTGATGCGACCGGCGAGGACTTCTCCCAGACCTTGCGCGCCCGCCTGCTGGAACCGCTTGGCCTTCCGGCGGCGTCTGTCGGAACCGCGGCGCTGACGGCCTCTCCATCCTGGGCCCGTCCGCACAGTGGCTGGCGGCGGGTGATCAATATCGCGGGCGATCCGGAGACGCCCTATGATCGCATTCCCTCGGCCTCCGGTCTCAACCTGTCGCTGGACGACATGATCGTCTGGGCGCAATTGCAACTGGGCACCCGGCCCGGCCTGTCCGACACGGTGCGCGGCCGGATCCATGCACCGCTGACCGTGACCCTGCGCGAGACCCGCCGCCTGGGTGATCTGCGCCAGCGGGTCGACCAGACCTGGTACGGGCTGGGCTGGCGGATCTATGACTGGGAGGGGCGGACCCTGGTCCTCCACTCCGGCTATCTGTCCGGCTATGGCGCGCAGATCGTGCTTGAACCGGAGACCGGTTTCGCCTTTGTAGCGCTCTGGAATTCCGATAACCGGCCAGCCTGGTGGCTGTGGCCGACGGTGATGGATCTACGCACGGGCAATGGTACGGGCAGCTGGCTCGACCGTTTCGAAGAGGACTGA